The following are from one region of the Arachis duranensis cultivar V14167 chromosome 10, aradu.V14167.gnm2.J7QH, whole genome shotgun sequence genome:
- the LOC107469420 gene encoding uncharacterized protein LOC107469420: MDASMQATTEILGQQAGNENRCGANGLNGGNRGPMTLVTFLKVNPPTFRGPQPPPRPASGRALNPLISFQKSPSSRNHPSTVHHLVTHSHQPSSQSHTHQPTTTNRATTAATTATTTVVAELASSLVVTELAYSLVVADTASTLLLASSLDNVRDMVDNFLEFVVNNHHVNREREPVSMLQAFQISLVRTAISNIFI, translated from the exons ATGGATGCTTCCATGCAGGCTACTACTGAGATTTTAGGACAGCAGGCTGGAAATGAAAATAGATGTGGAGCCAATGGACTGAATGGAGGAAACAGAGGACCGATGACCTTGGTCACATTCTTGAAGGTGAATCCACCAACCTTTAGGG GGCCGCAACCACCACCCCGTCCTGCTTCTGGCCGAGCCCTAAATCCTCTAATCAGTTTCCAGAAATCACCAAGCTCCAGAAATCACCCAAGCACAGTTCACCATCTAGTCACACACAGCCATCAGCCCTCTTCGCAGTCGCATACCCACCAGCCCACCACCACCAATCGAGCAACCACAGCAGCAACCACCGCAACCACCACCGTCGTTGCCGAGCTCGCCTCCTCCTTGGTCGTCACCGAGCTCGCCTACTCCTTAGTCGTCGCCGACACCGCGTCCACGCTGTTACTCGCCTCCTCCTTG GATAACGTCAGAGATATGGTTGATAattttcttgaatttgttgtgaACAATCATCATGTCAACAGGGAGCGAGAACCAGTATCAATGTTACAGGCTTTTCAAATATCTTTGGTCAGAACAGCCATTTCAAATATCTTTATCTAA